One window of the Granulicella arctica genome contains the following:
- a CDS encoding ThuA domain-containing protein gives MKSHLAGQHDYPQFLADWSKILTQHGAVVDGSLHAPTASELEHTDVLVMYKGDAGFMTDTEQDALTAFIERGGGLISLHDSLCGPDPAYFASLVGGAKKHGEVNYTLDADVPYTIVDKANPIMRGMTDLTIVDEAFFNMTWAQSPAIHPLATATIAGTKSAGTHKGEVVPQIWTYEHTLPGGQPARAFVWMQGHIYANYANPQIEDMLLRGMAWAGHRQVDELVDYKPPVKPH, from the coding sequence TTGAAATCACACTTGGCCGGTCAACACGACTATCCTCAGTTCCTTGCCGATTGGAGCAAGATTCTGACCCAGCATGGAGCCGTGGTTGATGGCTCGTTGCACGCCCCAACTGCCTCCGAACTGGAACATACGGACGTGCTGGTGATGTACAAGGGCGATGCCGGATTTATGACTGATACCGAGCAGGACGCTCTCACGGCGTTCATCGAACGAGGGGGTGGTCTGATCAGCCTTCACGACTCGTTATGTGGGCCCGATCCCGCGTACTTCGCATCACTTGTCGGGGGCGCAAAGAAGCACGGTGAGGTGAACTATACCCTCGACGCCGATGTCCCCTACACCATCGTCGACAAGGCAAACCCGATCATGCGCGGTATGACGGACCTGACCATTGTTGATGAGGCTTTCTTCAACATGACCTGGGCGCAGAGTCCAGCCATACACCCCCTGGCAACGGCAACCATTGCAGGAACCAAGAGCGCCGGCACCCACAAAGGCGAGGTCGTGCCACAGATCTGGACCTATGAGCACACTCTTCCGGGCGGCCAGCCTGCCAGGGCATTTGTGTGGATGCAAGGGCACATCTATGCAAACTACGCGAATCCCCAGATTGAAGATATGCTGCTTCGCGGCATGGCCTGGGCTGGCCACAGGCAGGTGGACGAACTCGTCGACTACAAGCCCCCAGTCAAACCACATTAG
- a CDS encoding outer membrane protein assembly factor BamB family protein produces the protein MKKRPGLSWGWLTGLTCLLLLLPLLRPGHAAQHHVPSGPATATAMGDWPMVGRDPGGERYSPLTQITPENVGELTVAWTYHMKPASKLDAASTAGPAKRVSFHESEDQPLVIGQTMYVVTPYSRVVALDSSDGKEKWVFEIPDGDNASLRGTAYWPGDATAAPALIFGTRNGRMFSISAMTGRLNADFGDNGVVNLKTAEVMTTGMDHSYILPSPPVIYKDLVITGAGPGEGPGGLGGGLGPSGDTRAWNARTGKLVWTFHSVPRPGEEGHETWAGDSWKNRSGVNVWGLMTLDPARGILYMPLGAPNNDRVGVDRPGNNLFGSSLVAVDASTGKLRWYFQVVHHDIWDMDTQSPPTLFDVKHDGKIIPAVATVNKNGLMFILDRVTGKPIYGVEERPVPKSNVPGEQTSPTQPFPVLPEPLSQNTLTRTNLYKDTPEHQAWCEKYVDDNQMVLGEVPYTPPQLDRYTVPMPGTQGGVNYYGGAFNPKLGLFIANVNNLGQPMRIVRNDDGSYINAGPLAGLTRFWDPSNHLPCTPTPWGQLVAVNVNTGKIAWRSTLGVTDTLPEGKQNTGRPGLGGAIATASGLVFIGATDDARFRAFAAASGKEIWTVKLPAAAESTPITYADATGRQYVAVVATGGGLVGAPLLSDSLVVYTLRRAGQTAASSEQALSSKQSAVNSLPVPTTPAAANMPNNRFTTGLAILPLGTGRDVTIKVCTRCHAAAVLAAQRLDDQGWYDMVQVMLGRGAVATDDEADLIADYLAKSFPKDSPQLASPHK, from the coding sequence ATGAAGAAGCGTCCGGGACTAAGTTGGGGATGGCTGACCGGCCTGACCTGTTTGCTCTTGTTGTTGCCTTTGCTGCGACCGGGCCATGCCGCTCAGCACCACGTGCCCTCAGGGCCTGCAACAGCTACGGCTATGGGAGACTGGCCTATGGTCGGTCGCGATCCCGGAGGCGAGCGCTACTCTCCGTTGACGCAGATCACCCCGGAGAACGTCGGAGAGTTGACGGTAGCGTGGACCTATCACATGAAACCCGCGTCGAAGCTTGACGCCGCTTCCACCGCTGGTCCAGCGAAGCGCGTTAGTTTTCACGAGTCGGAAGATCAGCCTCTTGTGATCGGGCAGACGATGTATGTGGTCACACCCTATAGCCGCGTCGTTGCACTGGACTCGTCCGATGGCAAGGAGAAGTGGGTCTTCGAGATTCCAGATGGAGACAATGCTTCCCTTCGTGGAACAGCCTATTGGCCGGGAGATGCAACGGCCGCACCCGCATTGATCTTCGGGACACGCAACGGAAGGATGTTCTCGATCAGCGCAATGACAGGACGTCTCAACGCTGATTTCGGCGACAACGGCGTAGTCAACCTCAAGACGGCGGAGGTGATGACGACCGGGATGGATCATAGTTACATTCTTCCTTCTCCGCCCGTCATCTATAAAGATTTAGTCATCACCGGTGCTGGACCGGGCGAAGGTCCAGGCGGTCTTGGCGGAGGTCTCGGTCCGTCGGGCGACACGCGCGCGTGGAACGCTCGTACCGGCAAACTGGTATGGACCTTTCACTCTGTGCCTCGCCCCGGCGAAGAGGGGCACGAAACCTGGGCCGGTGATAGTTGGAAGAATCGATCCGGCGTCAACGTATGGGGACTCATGACGCTCGACCCTGCCCGGGGCATCTTGTACATGCCCCTTGGAGCGCCGAATAATGATCGCGTCGGCGTAGATCGTCCCGGTAACAATCTCTTCGGCTCCTCCCTCGTTGCAGTCGACGCTTCCACCGGCAAGCTGCGATGGTACTTCCAGGTGGTTCATCACGACATCTGGGATATGGATACGCAATCGCCTCCAACCCTCTTCGATGTGAAGCACGACGGCAAGATCATTCCTGCTGTAGCGACCGTCAACAAGAACGGTCTGATGTTCATTCTCGATCGCGTCACCGGTAAGCCGATCTATGGAGTCGAAGAACGCCCCGTACCTAAAAGCAACGTACCGGGCGAACAGACATCGCCCACGCAACCCTTCCCTGTTCTTCCTGAGCCGTTGTCCCAAAACACGCTGACCCGCACGAACCTCTACAAAGACACGCCCGAACATCAAGCGTGGTGTGAGAAGTATGTAGACGACAATCAGATGGTGCTTGGCGAGGTTCCCTACACTCCGCCGCAACTCGATCGCTACACCGTACCGATGCCCGGTACGCAGGGCGGCGTTAACTACTACGGTGGAGCCTTCAATCCGAAGCTTGGCTTGTTCATTGCCAATGTAAATAATCTGGGTCAACCGATGCGCATCGTCCGCAACGATGATGGAAGCTATATCAACGCCGGTCCACTCGCAGGCTTGACGCGTTTTTGGGATCCGAGCAATCATCTGCCCTGCACACCAACACCCTGGGGCCAGTTGGTTGCAGTCAACGTCAATACCGGCAAGATCGCGTGGCGTTCGACGTTGGGCGTGACTGACACTCTTCCTGAAGGAAAACAAAACACGGGTCGCCCTGGTCTCGGAGGCGCTATCGCTACTGCGAGCGGCCTTGTCTTCATAGGTGCCACGGATGATGCGCGCTTCAGGGCCTTCGCCGCTGCAAGCGGAAAAGAGATCTGGACCGTCAAACTTCCGGCCGCTGCGGAATCTACCCCAATCACCTACGCGGATGCGACCGGTAGACAATATGTAGCGGTGGTTGCTACAGGCGGCGGACTTGTTGGTGCACCCTTGTTGAGCGACTCACTGGTTGTCTATACACTGCGACGGGCCGGACAGACAGCCGCTTCCTCGGAACAAGCGCTCTCTTCTAAACAGTCTGCCGTGAACTCATTGCCTGTTCCAACGACACCGGCGGCGGCAAACATGCCGAACAACCGCTTTACGACAGGCCTCGCGATTCTGCCGCTCGGGACTGGCCGTGACGTCACGATCAAGGTGTGCACCCGGTGTCACGCGGCCGCCGTCCTCGCAGCACAGCGCCTCGACGATCAGGGCTGGTACGACATGGTTCAGGTCATGCTGGGAAGAGGAGCCGTAGCAACAGACGATGAGGCCGACCTGATCGCCGATTATTTAGCCAAGTCATTTCCTAAAGATTCTCCGCAGCTCGCGTCCCCCCATAAGTAA